One region of Epilithonimonas zeae genomic DNA includes:
- a CDS encoding bile acid:sodium symporter: MNWISKIFNKQNIFLFLLIGMVILAKVIPFHEAYNQYFNLAGFIDWGIAGIFLLYGLKLNLKEVIKDVSNWKLHLLIQSGTFIIFPLLALMFYPFLKDTPYYNIWLSVFFLASLPSTVSSSVVMVSIAKGNVTSAIFNASISGIIGIVMTPLWMSFFLTANAESGNQSEIIQQLLLKVLLPIILGILLNPILKKWVTKYANIISEFDRLIILLIVYESFSHAFIDEIFVAVPDLVFVALAFSVVFLFFATYHILKFVAEKLNFKPKDVITTTFCGSKKSLVHGSLFLLVLGIPDDQKVLFLLPVMIYHSFQLFYVSWLANKIAKRTEI; the protein is encoded by the coding sequence ATGAATTGGATTTCCAAGATTTTCAACAAACAAAATATCTTTCTGTTCCTGCTGATAGGAATGGTCATCTTGGCGAAAGTCATTCCTTTCCACGAGGCTTATAATCAGTATTTTAATTTGGCGGGATTCATAGATTGGGGCATTGCGGGAATTTTTCTGTTGTATGGACTGAAACTCAATCTCAAAGAAGTCATAAAAGATGTCTCCAACTGGAAACTGCATTTGCTGATTCAGTCGGGAACATTTATTATTTTTCCTTTGCTGGCGTTGATGTTTTATCCATTCCTGAAAGACACACCGTATTACAATATTTGGCTTTCAGTTTTCTTTTTAGCGAGTTTACCTTCTACGGTTTCATCATCTGTCGTAATGGTCTCCATTGCAAAAGGGAATGTCACTTCAGCCATTTTCAACGCTTCCATTTCCGGAATTATCGGAATTGTAATGACGCCATTATGGATGAGTTTTTTCCTCACGGCTAATGCAGAATCTGGTAATCAATCTGAAATCATTCAGCAGTTGTTATTGAAAGTTTTGTTACCGATTATTTTAGGAATTTTGCTCAATCCAATATTAAAAAAATGGGTGACAAAATATGCCAATATTATTTCAGAATTCGACAGACTGATTATTTTGCTCATAGTTTACGAGAGTTTCTCGCATGCTTTCATAGATGAAATTTTTGTGGCTGTTCCGGATCTTGTCTTTGTTGCGTTGGCTTTTAGTGTTGTGTTTCTGTTCTTTGCCACTTACCACATTCTAAAATTTGTTGCGGAAAAACTGAACTTCAAACCAAAAGACGTTATCACAACAACCTTCTGTGGTTCAAAAAAATCCTTAGTTCACGGAAGTTTGTTTCTCCTGGTTTTAGGAATTCCGGATGATCAGAAAGTTTTGTTTTTGTTACCAGTAATGATTTACCACAGTTTTCAATTATTCTACGTAAGTTGGCTCGCCAACAAAATCGCCAAAAGAACCGAAATTTAA
- a CDS encoding glycoside hydrolase family 97 protein, with the protein MKKITIGAALLTMMFNGVYAQSLKSPDGKFEMNFQLKNGVPVYNLKYNGNVVVEDSKLGLRLFKDSSIKFASEIAKPEDASFDLNNGFTKTAEKRDSKNETWQPILGEKKNYINNYNELALTLNQTSSDRSIVVKFRLFNDGLGFRYEFPQQKNLNYFVIREEDSEIDFPTDMKAWWIVADYDSQEYQYQTTKISEIPAQWPKAYDSNASQTLIKNAVQSPLMLKKEGKDQLYINVGEAAVLDYPASHLEVDAQNFKFKTHLTADRQGAKGYIQTPTVTPWRTIIVAPKAEDVMDSKMMFNLNEPTKYKDTSYIKPTKYMGVWWEMIIGKSQWAYSTAENVHIGKTDFSKLTPNGKHAANNTKVKEYIDFAAANGFQGLLIEGWNTGWEDWFGHSKEFVFDFITPYPDFDIKMLNDYAHSKGISLIMHHETSGSATNYERWADDAFKLMNKYGYKSVKTGYVGDIIPRGEHHYSQWTINHYYRIAEKANDYKLMVNSHEAVRPGGESRTYPNWISAEAARGTEYEAFGGNKPDHQTILPFTRWMGGSMDYTPGIFQTKLDYYFPGDKRFVQTTLAKQLALYVVMYMPLQMAADLPENYAKHMDAFQFIKDVAADWDDTKILSAEPGDYIHTARKAKGADNWFVGGVTDENPRDFTVDFSFLDKGKKYEATIYEDGKDADYINNPQSYHIYKKTVDSKTKLPVHLVRSGGYAISVKPVK; encoded by the coding sequence ATGAAAAAAATCACCATTGGAGCAGCTTTGCTTACTATGATGTTTAACGGAGTTTATGCTCAAAGTCTAAAGTCTCCGGACGGAAAATTTGAGATGAATTTCCAATTGAAAAACGGCGTTCCAGTTTATAATCTGAAATATAACGGAAACGTAGTTGTAGAAGATTCTAAATTAGGATTAAGACTGTTCAAAGATTCTTCTATCAAGTTTGCTTCCGAGATTGCAAAACCAGAAGATGCAAGTTTTGACCTCAATAACGGTTTCACAAAAACAGCGGAGAAAAGAGATTCTAAAAATGAAACTTGGCAGCCGATTCTTGGAGAAAAGAAAAACTACATCAACAATTACAACGAGTTAGCATTGACTCTGAATCAAACTTCTTCCGATAGAAGTATTGTTGTAAAATTCAGATTATTCAATGACGGATTAGGTTTTAGGTATGAATTCCCTCAACAAAAAAATCTGAATTATTTCGTAATCAGAGAAGAAGATTCTGAAATCGATTTTCCAACCGATATGAAGGCTTGGTGGATTGTCGCGGACTACGATTCTCAGGAATATCAATATCAGACTACTAAAATTTCCGAAATCCCAGCTCAATGGCCAAAAGCTTATGACTCAAATGCTTCCCAAACTTTGATCAAGAATGCAGTTCAGTCACCTTTGATGTTGAAAAAGGAAGGAAAAGACCAGTTGTATATCAATGTTGGAGAAGCTGCAGTTTTAGATTATCCGGCTTCACATTTGGAAGTGGATGCTCAGAATTTCAAATTCAAAACCCATTTAACAGCTGACAGGCAGGGTGCGAAAGGTTATATTCAAACGCCTACTGTGACGCCTTGGAGAACCATTATCGTTGCACCGAAAGCAGAAGATGTAATGGATTCGAAAATGATGTTCAATCTCAACGAACCTACCAAATATAAAGACACTTCATACATCAAACCAACCAAATATATGGGCGTTTGGTGGGAAATGATTATCGGGAAATCACAATGGGCATACTCAACCGCAGAAAATGTACACATCGGAAAAACAGATTTTTCTAAATTGACGCCCAACGGAAAACACGCTGCCAACAATACTAAGGTTAAAGAATACATCGACTTTGCTGCAGCTAATGGCTTCCAAGGATTATTAATAGAAGGCTGGAACACAGGTTGGGAAGATTGGTTCGGGCATTCCAAAGAATTCGTCTTCGATTTTATCACGCCTTACCCAGATTTTGATATCAAAATGCTGAATGATTATGCACACTCAAAAGGTATCAGTTTGATTATGCACCACGAGACTTCTGGTTCTGCAACCAACTACGAAAGATGGGCAGATGATGCATTCAAATTGATGAACAAATACGGTTACAAATCTGTAAAAACAGGTTATGTAGGTGACATAATTCCAAGGGGTGAACATCATTATTCCCAATGGACAATTAATCATTACTACAGAATTGCAGAAAAGGCTAATGATTATAAATTAATGGTCAATTCTCACGAAGCGGTTCGTCCAGGTGGAGAAAGCAGAACATATCCAAACTGGATTTCTGCAGAAGCAGCACGAGGAACAGAGTACGAAGCTTTCGGTGGAAACAAACCAGACCATCAGACGATTCTTCCTTTCACACGTTGGATGGGCGGTTCTATGGACTACACGCCTGGGATCTTCCAGACTAAGTTAGATTACTATTTCCCAGGCGACAAACGTTTTGTTCAGACGACTTTAGCTAAACAATTGGCGCTTTATGTCGTGATGTATATGCCTTTGCAAATGGCGGCTGATTTACCGGAGAATTACGCAAAACATATGGACGCTTTCCAGTTCATCAAAGATGTTGCGGCGGATTGGGACGACACCAAAATCCTTTCGGCGGAACCTGGAGATTACATCCATACAGCTCGTAAAGCGAAAGGTGCCGACAATTGGTTCGTAGGTGGCGTTACCGACGAAAATCCAAGAGATTTTACAGTAGATTTCTCATTCCTTGACAAAGGTAAAAAGTACGAAGCGACTATTTACGAAGATGGAAAAGATGCAGATTACATCAACAATCCACAGAGTTATCATATTTACAAAAAGACCGTTGATAGCAAGACAAAATTGCCGGTTCATTTGGTAAGAAGTGGTGGTTATGCCATTTCTGTGAAGCCAGTGAAATAG
- a CDS encoding SusE domain-containing protein: protein MKNIFKFFLASLLVSIIFVACDNDADRDWTTPEASFKLNDTSLGANNVLYETMKNNPFTLTWESAGSGEYSVVLSTTEDFAAKTELGKSNSNTFTTTIGNLNTKLLQAGYSPFTSKTVYIRIEKGSEVSNAISFGVTVYPVNGPVITAPTAGSTIVLSSADQSAIATKITWTDYSSYGTADVVYKVEVAKKGDTTFLTLGQVTNALSLDVTNKDLNTAALNAGGMANQEGEFDFRVTAITNFSTPSIELKSAVSTAKMTPYKVEFINLYLVGDATAAGWDNSASNANMYPLLGSHSVNAAYTYTGYFKAGGFKLIKIKGSWDAQYGAGSSAGTLSSDGGSGNITVATAGYYKFSANVATMTYTLEAVTPPTTTYSTIGIIGDATPNAWDASTAMTQSSTDPHIWYLTNVTLTNGKLKFRANNAWDVNWGSDDEDFGIGTQGGSDITVKAGTYNIYFNDSSGAFSIIKQ, encoded by the coding sequence ATGAAAAATATATTTAAATTTTTTCTTGCATCATTGTTAGTTTCGATAATTTTCGTGGCTTGTGATAACGATGCTGACAGAGACTGGACAACACCAGAAGCTAGTTTCAAATTGAATGATACATCCTTAGGAGCTAACAATGTGTTGTATGAAACTATGAAGAATAACCCATTTACCTTGACTTGGGAATCTGCTGGAAGTGGAGAGTATTCGGTGGTTTTGTCTACAACAGAAGATTTCGCAGCTAAGACAGAATTGGGTAAATCAAACTCAAATACATTTACTACAACTATTGGAAACCTTAATACCAAATTATTACAAGCTGGTTATTCTCCTTTTACGTCTAAAACAGTTTATATAAGAATAGAAAAAGGGTCAGAGGTTTCTAATGCTATTAGTTTTGGTGTTACAGTTTATCCTGTTAATGGACCAGTTATTACTGCTCCAACTGCTGGAAGTACAATTGTCCTAAGCTCTGCGGATCAATCTGCTATTGCTACCAAAATCACTTGGACAGATTATTCCAGTTATGGAACTGCTGATGTGGTTTACAAAGTAGAAGTTGCTAAAAAAGGTGATACTACTTTTCTTACATTAGGACAAGTAACCAATGCTCTGTCTTTAGATGTAACCAATAAAGACCTTAACACAGCAGCATTAAATGCTGGAGGTATGGCCAATCAAGAAGGAGAGTTTGATTTTAGAGTAACTGCAATAACCAATTTTTCAACACCTTCGATTGAATTGAAATCTGCAGTTTCTACTGCTAAGATGACACCTTACAAAGTTGAGTTTATCAATTTATATTTAGTAGGAGATGCTACAGCTGCGGGATGGGATAACAGTGCAAGTAATGCTAATATGTATCCTCTTTTAGGAAGTCATTCTGTAAATGCAGCTTATACTTACACAGGATATTTCAAAGCAGGCGGCTTCAAGTTGATCAAAATAAAAGGGAGCTGGGATGCACAGTATGGTGCGGGTTCTTCAGCAGGTACTTTAAGTTCAGATGGAGGCTCGGGTAATATAACTGTTGCTACAGCAGGTTATTACAAATTCAGTGCTAATGTTGCTACAATGACATACACTTTGGAAGCAGTAACACCTCCTACAACAACATATTCTACGATAGGAATTATTGGAGATGCTACACCTAATGCTTGGGATGCTAGTACAGCGATGACACAGTCTTCTACAGATCCTCACATTTGGTATCTTACAAACGTAACGCTTACCAATGGGAAGTTAAAATTTAGAGCTAATAACGCTTGGGATGTAAACTGGGGAAGCGATGACGAAGATTTTGGTATAGGTACACAAGGTGGTTCTGATATTACAGTGAAAGCAGGAACTTACAATATCTATTTTAATGACAGTTCTGGCGCTTTCTCAATAATAAAACAATAA
- a CDS encoding SusF/SusE family outer membrane protein — translation MKNNIFKHFFLAAGLILGMISCEDREIINIETQSAPIVMDLSKNDLILDSNFPANPALTVTWKSAELTVPVQVVYQLEISATEGFENPKNLGPTVPSQYYSTFTTLEMNNAAKSIGFVPDVAQKMYVRVLSYVGPNKDLSQISNITSLNITPYLARPTYNYTDLYLIGNATAAGWDNLSTNANLLPMLKTSNSSVYEFVGLFKVGGFKMIKVKGSWDAQFGKGSADGQLSTDGGSSDIAVATEGYYKLSVNTADLTYSLTKIDSPVTTYDSVSLYGTATENTDVQLTKSTFDPHLWKSATAVSLKTGVVKFRANNAWDLNWGTNSEYFGVGTANGADIPVSAEWTYDVYFNDSTGHYTLIPTE, via the coding sequence ATGAAAAATAATATATTCAAACACTTTTTTCTTGCGGCAGGATTAATCTTAGGTATGATTTCGTGTGAGGATCGTGAGATTATTAATATAGAAACCCAATCCGCACCCATTGTGATGGATTTGTCTAAAAATGATTTAATTTTAGATTCCAACTTTCCTGCAAATCCAGCATTGACGGTTACATGGAAATCAGCAGAATTGACGGTGCCAGTACAAGTGGTTTATCAATTGGAAATAAGTGCAACAGAGGGGTTTGAAAATCCAAAAAATTTAGGACCAACTGTGCCTTCCCAATATTATTCAACATTTACGACTTTGGAAATGAATAATGCAGCAAAATCAATAGGGTTTGTTCCTGATGTTGCTCAAAAAATGTACGTAAGAGTATTATCTTATGTAGGGCCTAATAAAGATTTGTCTCAGATTTCAAATATCACTTCACTGAACATCACACCTTACCTTGCAAGACCAACTTACAATTACACAGACTTATATCTTATTGGAAATGCAACTGCTGCAGGTTGGGATAATTTAAGTACGAATGCCAATTTGTTACCAATGTTAAAAACATCTAACTCTTCTGTTTATGAGTTCGTAGGGCTATTCAAAGTTGGAGGTTTTAAAATGATTAAGGTTAAAGGTTCTTGGGATGCTCAGTTTGGAAAGGGTTCTGCAGATGGACAATTAAGTACAGATGGAGGATCAAGTGATATCGCGGTAGCTACAGAAGGATATTACAAATTGTCAGTTAATACAGCTGATTTAACATATTCTTTGACAAAAATTGACAGTCCTGTTACGACTTATGACTCAGTTTCTCTATATGGAACTGCGACTGAAAATACAGATGTTCAATTAACAAAATCTACTTTTGATCCTCATTTATGGAAGTCTGCTACAGCTGTAAGTTTAAAAACTGGTGTAGTAAAATTCCGTGCTAATAATGCTTGGGATTTAAATTGGGGTACTAATTCTGAATATTTTGGAGTAGGAACAGCTAATGGAGCGGATATTCCGGTATCAGCAGAATGGACTTATGATGTTTATTTTAATGATTCTACAGGTCATTATACTTTAATTCCTACAGAGTAA
- a CDS encoding RagB/SusD family nutrient uptake outer membrane protein, whose translation MKKFKIKGIIAASVLSLTLALSSCIDDLKQEPITDVTAASLYKDFSNYKSILAKLYGGLAVGGQEGGDGGGDIADIDGGFSIYTRLLYTMQVITTDEAVIGWNDGTLHEFHKMIWTPANEFNNAMYYRLYTEIAYCNEFIRNTTDEKLSLNGITGANADEARIMRAEAKFLRAQSYYHLLDMYGNVPFVDETTLGTVPQQIKRADLFTYVEAQLKEAEAGLKAPKTNEYGRLDKAAAWSLLARLYLNAKVYNGTERYSDVIANCDKVIAAGYGLNPKYENLFLADNNVNNLENIFSVVYDGVRTQTNGGTTYLVHAAIGGSMDPAQFGVNGGWGGLRTTKAFVNKFEPNDLRGRFYKDGQTLEINDLGNFNDGYAFIKYKNLKSDGSPGQDVQWVDTDLPMYRLADIYLMYAEAVLRGGGGSMSTAVSYVNALRTRANASTISVINLDFILDERSRELSWEMTRRTDLIRYGKFTSSAYLWPWKGNVKEGVAVGEYRNLFPIPNNDLAVNPNLKQNPGY comes from the coding sequence ATGAAAAAATTTAAAATAAAAGGAATAATAGCAGCATCTGTATTATCATTGACGTTGGCTCTAAGTTCTTGTATTGATGACTTAAAACAAGAACCAATTACTGACGTAACCGCTGCAAGTTTGTATAAAGATTTTAGCAATTACAAGAGTATTTTAGCAAAATTATATGGTGGATTAGCTGTCGGCGGACAAGAAGGTGGCGACGGAGGAGGAGATATTGCAGATATTGATGGCGGTTTTTCTATCTACACACGTTTACTTTATACGATGCAGGTGATTACAACGGATGAAGCTGTAATAGGGTGGAATGATGGGACCCTACATGAGTTTCATAAAATGATTTGGACACCTGCTAATGAATTTAACAACGCAATGTATTATAGACTCTATACTGAAATTGCATATTGTAATGAATTTATTAGAAATACAACTGATGAAAAGCTTAGTCTTAATGGAATTACTGGTGCAAATGCTGATGAGGCGAGAATAATGAGAGCTGAAGCTAAGTTTTTGAGAGCTCAATCGTATTACCATTTGCTGGATATGTATGGAAATGTACCTTTTGTAGATGAAACAACATTAGGTACTGTACCACAACAAATTAAAAGAGCTGATCTTTTTACTTACGTTGAAGCCCAATTAAAAGAAGCTGAAGCAGGTTTAAAAGCTCCTAAAACAAATGAATATGGAAGGTTAGATAAAGCAGCTGCTTGGTCTCTTTTGGCAAGATTGTATCTTAATGCAAAAGTTTATAACGGAACCGAGAGGTATTCTGATGTAATTGCAAACTGTGATAAAGTGATTGCTGCGGGATATGGATTAAATCCAAAGTATGAAAATCTTTTCCTAGCAGATAATAATGTAAACAATCTCGAAAATATTTTTTCTGTCGTTTATGATGGCGTAAGAACTCAAACAAATGGAGGAACAACTTATCTAGTTCATGCAGCAATTGGAGGGTCTATGGATCCTGCTCAATTTGGAGTTAACGGTGGCTGGGGTGGACTTAGAACCACTAAAGCTTTTGTAAATAAATTTGAACCAAATGATTTAAGAGGGCGTTTTTATAAAGATGGACAGACTTTGGAAATCAATGATTTAGGAAATTTTAATGATGGTTATGCTTTCATTAAATATAAGAATTTGAAAAGCGACGGCTCTCCAGGACAAGATGTACAATGGGTGGATACGGATTTACCAATGTATAGATTAGCGGATATCTATTTGATGTATGCTGAAGCAGTTTTGCGTGGCGGAGGCGGAAGTATGAGTACTGCTGTAAGTTATGTTAATGCACTTAGAACTAGAGCAAATGCTTCTACAATCTCTGTCATTAATTTAGATTTTATTCTTGATGAGAGATCTAGAGAACTATCTTGGGAAATGACAAGGAGAACAGATCTTATCCGTTACGGTAAATTTACATCTTCAGCTTATCTGTGGCCTTGGAAAGGAAATGTAAAAGAAGGTGTTGCTGTAGGAGAATATCGTAATCTTTTCCCAATTCCTAATAATGATTTGGCGGTAAACCCAAATCTTAAACAGAATCCTGGTTATTAA
- a CDS encoding SusC/RagA family TonB-linked outer membrane protein: MRNYNVLKIAPAFLLLGTMLHAQQTDSAKKETEIEQVVLIGYGKQKKEDLTGSIASITSKDFNGGSTSPDQLIQGKAPGVTVTGNGGNPGAGSTIRIRGGASLNATNDPLIVIDGIPMDYGGLSGAANPLALINPNDIESFDILKDASAAAIYGNRASNGVILITTKKGSAGKLKVNFSTTASVSTKMGNQDVLTADEFRKYVNENATQQKYINMLGTSNTNWQDQIYQAAFGSDNNISLSGGIKKLPYRLSIGYTEQNGIVKTNEFRRTSVGLNLTPKFFDNHLSVNASLKGSMTENRFNAGVIGAAQQMDPTQSIYDYSAKGNKVNNYWEWYLPTSDGVFTDAMNVNGTLNPLGSLYGRRDVSTIFRGIGGLQLDYKFHFLPDLHFNVNGGYDYQKGTGAVTEFPNYGGVVRSQNLSSRRDYSQEKSNQLLETYLNYVKEISAINTKVDIMGGYSYQKFGEKTPAATTYYGNLDKPALPSNDVERKLVMLSFYGRGIFTIADKYILTGSVRRDATSRFYNGTEDLDNMWGTFIAASGAWKIKNENFLKDSNLFSDLKLRAGWGQTGNAEVGGWYNSFPAYNYSQISASYGFAEQYYQMYRPGQFNPLLTWETTETTNAGLDFGFWNNRITGSIDWFKKKTKDLQASIFVPAGEFSNRNIKNIGKLDTDGIEFLINVSPIKTQDFTWDFSFNVAHYNPEITEFNDIAPGTIMPAGSAISGGIGNQVQANAVNYTPNSFYVYQQAYGANGKPLEGVYVDRNGDGKITTDDKYFYKSTTPDATFGFSTKFKYKNWDLSTALRAVVGNYVYNNFASQSNVQSITTNDFMQNISSTAVDYGFKTPQFWSDIFVEDASFIRMDNLTLGYNFGDVFNKGSNLRVFGMAQNVFVITDYKGVDPEIFGNIDNGFYQRPKIYSLGLNFQF; this comes from the coding sequence GTGAGAAACTATAATGTATTAAAAATTGCTCCTGCATTTCTCTTGCTTGGAACAATGCTACATGCACAACAAACTGATTCGGCCAAAAAAGAAACCGAGATCGAACAAGTTGTGTTGATTGGTTATGGTAAGCAGAAGAAAGAAGACCTTACAGGATCGATTGCTTCCATCACTTCGAAAGATTTCAACGGAGGTTCAACATCACCAGATCAATTAATTCAGGGGAAAGCGCCGGGTGTAACTGTTACAGGTAATGGTGGTAATCCAGGAGCTGGTTCTACTATTAGAATTAGAGGTGGAGCATCTTTGAATGCAACTAATGATCCATTGATTGTAATAGATGGAATTCCAATGGATTACGGGGGGCTTTCAGGAGCTGCAAATCCTTTGGCGCTAATTAATCCTAATGATATTGAGTCGTTCGATATTCTTAAGGATGCGTCAGCAGCAGCTATTTATGGTAATAGAGCTTCCAATGGTGTTATTTTAATTACTACAAAAAAAGGTTCTGCTGGAAAACTGAAAGTTAATTTTTCAACTACAGCATCTGTTTCTACAAAAATGGGAAATCAAGATGTTTTGACAGCTGATGAATTTAGAAAATATGTAAATGAAAATGCAACCCAACAGAAATATATTAATATGTTGGGGACATCCAATACTAATTGGCAAGATCAGATTTATCAAGCTGCTTTTGGTTCAGATAATAATATATCGCTTTCTGGTGGGATTAAAAAACTACCCTATAGATTGTCTATCGGTTATACAGAGCAAAATGGTATTGTAAAAACTAATGAATTCAGGAGAACTTCGGTCGGGTTAAATTTAACACCAAAATTTTTCGATAATCATTTAAGTGTGAATGCATCACTTAAAGGATCAATGACGGAAAATCGATTTAATGCAGGTGTAATTGGAGCAGCTCAACAAATGGATCCTACACAGTCTATTTACGATTATTCAGCAAAAGGAAATAAAGTAAATAATTACTGGGAGTGGTATTTACCTACATCTGATGGTGTTTTTACAGATGCAATGAATGTTAATGGAACTTTAAATCCTTTAGGTTCTCTGTATGGTAGAAGAGATGTTTCTACAATCTTTAGGGGAATTGGAGGATTACAATTGGACTACAAGTTCCATTTTTTACCAGATCTACATTTTAATGTTAATGGTGGATATGATTATCAAAAAGGAACTGGAGCTGTTACTGAATTTCCTAATTATGGAGGTGTTGTTAGATCACAAAATTTAAGTAGTAGAAGAGATTATTCTCAAGAAAAATCAAATCAACTATTAGAAACTTATTTAAATTATGTAAAAGAAATATCTGCAATTAATACTAAAGTAGATATAATGGGAGGCTATTCTTATCAGAAATTCGGTGAAAAAACTCCAGCAGCTACAACCTATTATGGTAACTTGGATAAACCTGCATTGCCATCAAATGATGTTGAAAGAAAATTGGTGATGCTTAGTTTCTACGGTAGAGGTATTTTTACAATTGCGGATAAGTACATCCTAACTGGATCAGTAAGAAGAGATGCAACCTCAAGATTCTATAATGGAACTGAAGATCTTGATAATATGTGGGGTACTTTCATAGCTGCTTCTGGAGCTTGGAAAATTAAGAATGAAAACTTCTTAAAAGATTCTAATCTGTTCTCAGATTTGAAATTGAGAGCAGGTTGGGGGCAAACTGGAAATGCTGAAGTAGGAGGTTGGTACAACTCTTTTCCTGCATACAACTATTCCCAAATTTCTGCTTCATATGGTTTTGCAGAGCAATATTATCAGATGTATCGTCCAGGACAATTTAATCCATTGCTTACTTGGGAGACAACAGAAACAACAAATGCCGGTTTAGACTTTGGATTTTGGAACAATAGAATTACAGGTTCAATCGATTGGTTCAAAAAGAAAACGAAAGATTTGCAAGCTAGTATCTTTGTTCCTGCCGGAGAATTTTCAAATAGAAATATTAAGAATATAGGAAAATTAGACACTGATGGAATTGAATTTTTAATTAATGTGAGTCCAATTAAAACACAGGATTTTACTTGGGATTTTAGTTTTAACGTGGCACATTATAATCCTGAAATTACAGAATTTAACGATATAGCGCCAGGAACAATTATGCCTGCAGGAAGTGCAATTTCTGGGGGAATTGGAAATCAAGTTCAAGCTAATGCTGTAAATTATACACCAAACAGTTTCTATGTATATCAACAGGCTTATGGTGCAAATGGAAAACCGTTAGAAGGCGTTTATGTAGATAGAAATGGTGACGGAAAAATAACCACAGATGATAAATATTTTTATAAATCTACAACACCAGATGCAACTTTTGGTTTCTCTACAAAATTCAAATATAAGAACTGGGATTTATCAACAGCTCTTAGAGCAGTAGTAGGAAATTATGTTTATAATAATTTTGCTTCTCAATCGAATGTTCAAAGTATTACTACTAACGATTTTATGCAAAATATTTCAAGTACAGCTGTCGATTATGGCTTTAAGACGCCACAATTTTGGAGTGATATTTTTGTGGAAGATGCATCATTCATAAGAATGGATAATTTGACTTTAGGCTATAACTTTGGAGATGTTTTCAACAAAGGAAGTAATTTGAGAGTTTTTGGTATGGCACAGAACGTATTCGTAATCACAGATTACAAGGGTGTTGATCCCGAAATATTTGGAAATATAGACAATGGATTTTATCAGAGACCTAAGATTTATTCATTAGGGTTAAACTTTCAATTTTAA